From Helicobacter sp. NHP19-012, a single genomic window includes:
- a CDS encoding AlwI family type II restriction endonuclease: MPKKPKYKILSFSTTMRNPKRIAAFLEVLARFENRTLTHALIMQIVALLIQERLYETEYERKFYKEKLKNGLEFNQTEIQEIIINSPQDHKEAGFEHGWESRFDTWYKLSKELGFCYYQMGKPLLISNVGHILINAVQTEGEDGVRVAGVFLNALMKYQRNNPFRRVRNENAPLPLLLNTMRVLKEKTGDSKIHTQEIPFLLCWQDGDHKALADYILDFRYANPHFQYSDDLIYEKALKLLESTNTNRFKKSQVCQEGVDDYIRKMRQTQLITLRGGGFFIDINTFESAKADYVIQHYTNYLKHKDRLSYFNYMGTIDGVILDISTSIDPTTQESVKLKTLQHFSNTYTPKQIFDELENLNGKKSSKDTLFKLIPEPTRLEFLTSIALKQAYKNLEVLPNYSVDDEGLPTSHASGGKPDILCYDPSTHAIAEVSLLCGRAQLANELIPIARHLADEKTQHPSKHNFALFIAPKIHEDCQRYARFVKHDENLEICNLDIKGFIKGLQNTIHIAELLHG; this comes from the coding sequence ATGCCTAAGAAACCCAAGTATAAAATCTTATCCTTCAGCACCACGATGCGTAACCCCAAACGCATTGCAGCGTTTTTAGAAGTGCTTGCCCGTTTTGAAAACCGCACCCTAACGCACGCCTTGATTATGCAAATTGTCGCCCTTTTAATCCAAGAGAGGCTTTATGAAACCGAATACGAAAGGAAGTTTTATAAAGAAAAATTAAAAAATGGCTTAGAGTTTAACCAAACTGAAATCCAAGAGATCATCATCAACTCTCCACAAGATCACAAAGAGGCTGGCTTTGAGCATGGATGGGAGAGTCGTTTTGACACTTGGTATAAACTCTCTAAGGAGCTGGGCTTTTGTTACTACCAAATGGGTAAGCCCCTCCTCATCTCTAATGTGGGGCATATTCTCATCAATGCCGTGCAAACAGAAGGGGAGGATGGTGTGCGTGTTGCTGGGGTGTTTCTCAATGCCCTAATGAAATACCAACGCAATAACCCCTTTAGGCGTGTGCGTAACGAAAACGCCCCCCTGCCCCTATTGCTAAACACCATGCGTGTGCTGAAAGAAAAAACAGGCGACTCTAAAATCCACACCCAAGAAATCCCCTTTCTGCTGTGCTGGCAAGATGGCGACCACAAGGCTTTAGCTGACTATATCCTAGACTTTAGATACGCCAACCCACATTTTCAATACAGCGATGATCTCATCTATGAAAAAGCCCTAAAGCTCTTAGAAAGCACCAACACCAACCGCTTTAAAAAGTCGCAGGTGTGCCAAGAAGGTGTAGATGATTACATCCGCAAAATGCGTCAAACACAGCTCATCACCTTAAGAGGTGGTGGGTTTTTCATTGACATCAACACTTTTGAGAGTGCAAAAGCCGACTATGTCATCCAACACTACACCAACTACCTCAAACACAAGGATCGCCTATCTTACTTCAATTACATGGGGACAATCGATGGCGTAATCCTAGACATCTCTACAAGCATAGACCCCACGACCCAAGAAAGCGTCAAGCTTAAGACCCTACAGCATTTTTCTAACACCTACACCCCAAAACAAATTTTTGACGAGCTAGAAAATCTTAATGGCAAAAAATCTAGCAAAGACACCCTTTTTAAACTCATCCCTGAGCCAACAAGACTAGAGTTTCTTACAAGCATTGCCCTAAAACAAGCTTATAAGAATTTGGAAGTCTTGCCAAATTACAGCGTAGATGATGAGGGTTTGCCGACAAGCCATGCCAGTGGGGGCAAGCCAGACATCCTATGCTATGACCCAAGCACACATGCCATCGCTGAAGTGAGCTTGCTGTGTGGGCGTGCCCAACTGGCAAACGAGCTCATCCCCATAGCAAGACACTTGGCTGATGAAAAGACACAGCATCCAAGCAAACACAACTTTGCCCTTTTCATCGCTCCTAAAATCCACGAGGATTGCCAACGATACGCCCGATTTGTCAAGCACGATGAAAACCTAGAGATTTGCAACCTAGACATCAAAGGCTTCATCAAAGGGCTTCAAAACACAATTCACATCGCTGAGCTTTTGCATGGCTAG
- a CDS encoding Dam family site-specific DNA-(adenine-N6)-methyltransferase, producing the protein MPQLRPLFPIHIKRLIEPFVGGGSSFLNTKAQTYLLNDINPYIIRLHQALIAQDFQSFLSKILKKIQAYGLSCSFQDHIPPFALRQTHKKTYFAHYNKIAYERLRADFNAHKQDMETLYLLLIYGFNHMLRFNAKGDFNLPVGNVDFNRNVVGALKAYFEHTKTKQLQFFSLDFKDFLGGIAFKKGDFVYCDPPYLISGSEYNKLWGVKQEQDLYALLQDLDAGGVAWGLSNLATHKGQENPYLLEFAKSYKTFEIQSNYISFKDNSLKKNSREIYITNA; encoded by the coding sequence ATGCCCCAATTAAGACCCCTATTCCCCATCCACATTAAACGCCTAATTGAGCCCTTTGTGGGTGGGGGTAGCTCGTTTTTAAACACCAAAGCCCAAACCTACCTACTCAACGACATCAACCCCTACATCATCAGGCTACATCAAGCTCTCATCGCCCAAGATTTTCAGTCATTCTTAAGCAAAATCCTTAAGAAAATCCAAGCCTATGGGCTGTCCTGCTCTTTTCAAGACCACATCCCCCCCTTTGCCCTAAGACAAACCCACAAAAAAACCTACTTCGCCCATTACAACAAAATCGCATACGAGCGTTTAAGGGCAGACTTCAACGCCCACAAGCAAGACATGGAGACGCTCTACTTGCTCTTGATCTATGGCTTTAACCACATGTTGCGTTTCAACGCCAAGGGGGACTTTAACTTACCCGTGGGCAATGTGGATTTTAACCGCAATGTGGTGGGGGCTTTAAAAGCCTATTTTGAGCACACCAAAACCAAACAACTCCAATTTTTTAGCCTAGACTTTAAGGACTTTTTGGGGGGCATTGCGTTTAAAAAGGGGGATTTTGTGTATTGCGACCCCCCCTATCTCATCAGTGGGAGCGAGTATAACAAGCTGTGGGGGGTTAAGCAAGAGCAAGACTTATACGCCCTATTGCAAGATTTGGACGCTGGGGGCGTGGCATGGGGGCTTTCAAACCTAGCCACGCACAAGGGGCAAGAAAACCCCTATTTGCTTGAATTTGCCAAAAGCTACAAGACTTTTGAAATCCAAAGCAATTACATCAGCTTTAAAGACAATAGCCTTAAGAAAAACTCTAGAGAGATTTACATCACCAATGCCTAA
- a CDS encoding DNA adenine methylase has protein sequence MASPCFNIANRRYTGAKTKILNEIGAVIASIPSLEKQKNKVFFDVFAGTGVVSEFFIRQNSFTHFILNDFLHANHAIYQAFLSQEPFNQALLNSLHDRYNALDHLEDNYYSKHFGGKFFSLLDAQKIGFIRSDIDRLRHTHAITQKEFYILLASLLFSVDKIANTVGHYDAYRKNTPPQDRFKFVPIQPIQTPHIIDIRQMDANTLAKNLDIPIAIAFIDPPYNSRQYSRFYHLLETLAKNNQPKLYGQALKPQPENMSAYCKVEAKIAFKNLVQALAPKTKALVVTYNNTYTSKSNSSQNKITLQEISTILQSCGKLTTHEFPFKAFSAGKTEFEAHKEYIFVCEVK, from the coding sequence ATGGCTAGCCCCTGTTTTAACATTGCCAACCGCCGATACACGGGGGCTAAGACAAAAATCCTAAATGAGATCGGTGCTGTCATAGCAAGCATCCCAAGCCTAGAAAAACAGAAAAACAAGGTTTTCTTTGATGTCTTTGCAGGGACGGGCGTGGTGAGTGAATTTTTTATCCGCCAAAACTCTTTCACGCATTTCATTCTCAATGATTTTTTGCACGCTAACCATGCCATCTACCAAGCTTTTTTGAGCCAAGAGCCTTTCAACCAAGCCCTTTTAAACAGCCTACACGACCGCTACAATGCCCTTGACCATCTAGAGGATAATTACTACTCTAAACACTTTGGGGGCAAGTTTTTTAGCCTTCTAGACGCTCAAAAAATAGGCTTCATCCGTAGCGACATAGACCGCCTACGCCACACCCATGCCATCACCCAAAAAGAGTTTTATATTCTACTTGCTAGTTTGCTCTTTAGTGTAGACAAGATTGCAAACACCGTGGGGCATTACGATGCCTACCGAAAAAACACACCCCCGCAAGATCGATTTAAATTTGTGCCAATACAACCCATACAAACCCCCCACATCATAGACATCCGCCAAATGGATGCCAACACCCTAGCCAAAAACCTAGACATCCCCATTGCCATCGCCTTCATAGACCCCCCCTACAACTCAAGGCAGTATTCAAGGTTTTACCACCTTTTAGAGACGCTTGCCAAAAACAACCAACCCAAGCTTTACGGACAAGCCCTAAAGCCACAGCCTGAAAACATGAGTGCCTATTGCAAAGTGGAAGCAAAGATTGCCTTTAAAAACCTAGTCCAAGCCCTAGCCCCCAAAACAAAAGCCCTTGTTGTAACCTACAACAACACCTACACTTCTAAATCCAACTCTAGCCAAAATAAAATCACGCTCCAAGAGATCAGCACAATCTTGCAAAGCTGTGGCAAGCTCACCACCCATGAGTTTCCTTTTAAAGCCTTCAGTGCAGGTAAAACAGAGTTTGAAGCCCACAAAGAATATATTTTCGTGTGTGAAGTGAAATAA